The sequence AGTTATCTGTGGAACTCTTCCGATAATACCATATTCGGAAAGCCTGTAATTACCTCTCCATATATGCCTACGGTATCAGCAGGAGCAAAAAGCATTGTATTTGGAGATTTATCATACTACTGGCTGATTGAGCGTCAGTCAATAACCATAAAGAAATTAAGTGAGTTATATGCATTGCAGGGGCAAATTGGTTTTTCTGCTTACGAGAGATTGGATGGGAAGCTAATTCAACCAGATGCTCTGAAAATATTACAAATAAAAGCTTAAATAATGGATTAGGCACTGGGTCATCAATTCGGCTCAGTGCCAGTTCCTTCAAAACATCGGACAGGAGGTCACGATATGGAAAACCAAATTAACAGCCACACAACCAAATCCGATATCGGAGATACGGTCTATGTGGTGGAATCACGAGTAAGTGATTCAGCAAAGGAAAGTGCATATTCCAAGCTGAAACGGCTGATTACAGTCAACGCAAAAAACCTTTCAAAGTTATCAGATAGTTCAGATAAATCCATGGAAATCAACTCGACTTCTTCAAGGTAGTACGGTAATATACATAGTGCTAAACCGCTTGAAGACTGTCGGAAATGGAGGATAAAAATGAATAGACAGTCAACATTTAGCACTATACGTAAATCAACATTAACATTTGAAGAAGCAAAAATTACTGCTCTGTACTGCAGGCTCTCACGTGATGATGAGCTTGCCGGAGACAGCAACAGTATAGTAAACCAAAAGGCAATTCTAAAAAAATATGCTGAGGACAACGGTTTTCGCAATATCGAATTTTATGTGGATGATGGAGTCAGTGGAACAACTTTTGATCGACCAGACTTTAACCGCATGATTGCAGATGTAGAGTCCGGTAGAGTCGGAACGATCATCATCAAGGATATGTCCCGTTTTGGCAGGGATTACCTCAAGGTAGGCTATTATACAGAGATTATGTTTCCTGAAGCAGATGTGCGATTCATTGCTATTAACAACGGTATTGATAGTGCAAACCAAGCAGACAGTGACTTTACACCGTTTCTTAACATTATTAATGAATGGTACGCTAAGGATACTAGCAAGAAAATCCGTGCTGTGTTCAAATCCAAGGGACAGTCAGGCAAGCCACTCTGCACCAATCCGCCTTACGGTTATATTAAAGACCCTGAAGACAAGTTGCACTGGATTATAGATGAGAAAGCCGCCGAAGTGGTCAGAGATATTTTCCGACTGTGCATGGCTGGCTTTGGACCCACGCAGATAGCAAAGCAACTTGAAAAGCGATGCATTGATACGCCTACGGTTCATCTACGCAAAATGGGTATTAACACTCCAGCAAGACCACCTGAAAACCCATATGCTTGGTCGGCTCGTACCGTAGCAGATATTCTGGCTAAAATGGAATATCTAGGTCACACGGTGAATTTCAAGACTTCTAAAAAATCCTACAAGAGCAAAGTCAAGATATTGAACAATCCAGAAGATTGGATGGTTTTCAAAAATACCCATGAAGCAATTATCGATGAGGGCACTTGGGAAACAGTGCAGAAAATCAGAGATGGCAAGCGAAGACCATCACGATTAGGTGAAATGGGAATGCTTTCAGGTATGATGTTCTGTGCCGACTGTGGGGCGAAGCTGTATCAGGTTAGAGGAAAGGGATGGTCACGCGATAAGGAATACTTCGTTTGTGCTACTTACCGCAAGAAAAAGGGGATGTGCAGTTCACACCAGATACGCAATGTTGTGGTGGAACAGCTTTTGCTGGAGGACTTAAGACGTGTAACCTCCTTTGCCAAAGACCATGAACAGGAATTCATCCGTATAGTTATGAATAATTCAGAAAAGGAGCTTGCCAAAGAACTCCGCCAAATTCAAAAGGAGTACGAACAAGCACAGGCTCGTATTGCTGACATAGACAAAATCATTCGAAAGCTATATGAGGACAATGTGATGGGCAAAATTCCCGAAGAGCGTTTTTACAAGATGTCGGCTGAATATGAAGCTGAGCAGAAGGCTCTGGAAGAAAGGATAACCAAATTAAAGCATACCATTGATACAGTAAATGAACAGTCCCTCAATACCGACCGCTTTTTGGCACTGGTTAAAAAGTACACAGAAATTACAGAATTGGATGCAGAGATTATTCGAGAGTTCATTGACAAAATTATAGTATTTAAGGCTGAAAAGGTAGATGGCCGCAGAACTCAGCGGATTCAAATTTTCTATAACTGCATTGGCGCTATCGACTTACCAAACTAAACGAAAAAACGGCATAGCCGAATATCAACGACTATGCCGAATTTTTCAGGAATTATAAATCCCTATCTGACCGCTCCTAATATCAGCAGTTTTTTTATTTTGATCTATTATTCTATTTTACACCCGTGAAAATCATCATTTTCCGGTACAAAATCCTCCAATCCCTTAATATGGACATTATTTTTTTTCGAATAATCCAATAAAGCAGATTTCACAGCCTGTTCGGCCAAAACGGAACAATGCATCTTCACAGGAGGAAGTCCGTCCAATGCTTCTGCTACAGCCTTATTTGATAATTCCATGGCTTCGTCTATGCTCTTACCCTTAATCATTTCTGTAGCCATACTGGAAGATGCAATGGCTGAGCCGCATCCAAAGGTTTTAAATTTAACATCCTCAATCTTATTGTCCTTAATCTTCAGGTACATTTTCATTATATCTCCGCATTTGGGATTCCCTACTTCTCCGATTCCATCTGCATCTTCTATTTCTCCAACATTCCTTGGATTT is a genomic window of Acidilutibacter cellobiosedens containing:
- a CDS encoding transposon-encoded TnpW family protein, producing the protein MENQINSHTTKSDIGDTVYVVESRVSDSAKESAYSKLKRLITVNAKNLSKLSDSSDKSMEINSTSSR
- the nifU gene encoding Fe-S cluster assembly scaffold protein NifU, whose amino-acid sequence is MYSEKVMDHFRNPRNVGEIEDADGIGEVGNPKCGDIMKMYLKIKDNKIEDVKFKTFGCGSAIASSSMATEMIKGKSIDEAMELSNKAVAEALDGLPPVKMHCSVLAEQAVKSALLDYSKKNNVHIKGLEDFVPENDDFHGCKIE
- a CDS encoding recombinase family protein; amino-acid sequence: MNRQSTFSTIRKSTLTFEEAKITALYCRLSRDDELAGDSNSIVNQKAILKKYAEDNGFRNIEFYVDDGVSGTTFDRPDFNRMIADVESGRVGTIIIKDMSRFGRDYLKVGYYTEIMFPEADVRFIAINNGIDSANQADSDFTPFLNIINEWYAKDTSKKIRAVFKSKGQSGKPLCTNPPYGYIKDPEDKLHWIIDEKAAEVVRDIFRLCMAGFGPTQIAKQLEKRCIDTPTVHLRKMGINTPARPPENPYAWSARTVADILAKMEYLGHTVNFKTSKKSYKSKVKILNNPEDWMVFKNTHEAIIDEGTWETVQKIRDGKRRPSRLGEMGMLSGMMFCADCGAKLYQVRGKGWSRDKEYFVCATYRKKKGMCSSHQIRNVVVEQLLLEDLRRVTSFAKDHEQEFIRIVMNNSEKELAKELRQIQKEYEQAQARIADIDKIIRKLYEDNVMGKIPEERFYKMSAEYEAEQKALEERITKLKHTIDTVNEQSLNTDRFLALVKKYTEITELDAEIIREFIDKIIVFKAEKVDGRRTQRIQIFYNCIGAIDLPN